From a region of the Equus przewalskii isolate Varuska chromosome 2, EquPr2, whole genome shotgun sequence genome:
- the USP38 gene encoding ubiquitin carboxyl-terminal hydrolase 38 isoform X2 — MIDWLSWPLAQHVDTWVIALLKGLAAVQKFTILIDVTLLKIELVFNRLWFPLVRPGALAVLSHMLLSFQHSPEAFHLIVPHVVNLVHSFKSDGLPSSTAFLVQLTELIHCMMYHYSGFPDLYEPILEAIKDFPKPSEEKIKLILSQSAWTSQSNSLASCLSRLSGKSETGKTGLINLGNTCYMNSVIQALFMATDFRRQVLSLNLNGCNSLMKKLQHLFAFLAHTQREAYAPRIFFEASRPPWFTPRSQQDCSEYLRFLLDRLHEEEKILKVQSSHKPSESLGCSETSLQEVAGKAAFLTESPCTSDGEKTLIEKMFGGKLRTHICCLNCRSTSQKVEAFTDLSLAFCPSSLENLSFQDPALSPNTQGGGLLRASVPGPSEELGVYNPATAAFVCDSAVNERMVGSPPDEFCCTENTSVPNESSKILVNKDVPHKPGGETTPSVTDLLNYFLAPEILTGDNQYYCENCASLQNAEKTMQITEEPEYLILTLLRFSYDQKYHVRRKILDNVSLPLVLELPVKRTTSFSSLSESWSIDVDFTDISENLAKKLKPSGTEEVCCPRLVPYLLSSVVVHSGISSESGHYYSYARNITGSESSYQVCHQSETLALASSRSHLLGRDSPSAVIEQDLENKEMSKEWFLFNDSRVTFTSFHSVQKITSRFPKDTAYVLLYKKQNSTNGLSANNSTSGLWVNGDPPLQKELMDAITKDNKLYLQEQELNARARALQAASASCSFRPNGFDDNDPPGSCGPTGGGGGGGFNTVGRLVF; from the exons ATGATTGACTGGCTGTCCTGGCCATTGGCTCAGCATGTGGATACATGGGTGATTGCACTCCTGAAAGGACTGGCTGCTGTCCAGAAGTTTACTATTTTGATAGATGTTACTTTACTGAAAATAGAACTG GTTTTTAATCGACTTTGGTTTCCTCTTGTGAGACCCGGTGCTCTTGCAGTTCTTTCTCACATGCTGCTCAGTTTTCAGCATTCTCCAGAGGCGTTCCATTTG attgTTCCTCATGTAGTTAATTTGGTTCACTCCTTCAAAAGTGATGGTCTGCCTTCCAGTACAGCCTTCTTAGTGCAATTGACAGAATTGATACACTGTATGATGTATCATTATTCTGGATTTCCAGATCTCTACGAACCTATTCTGGAAGCAATAAAG GATTTTCCTAAGCCCAGTGAAGAGAAGATTAAATTGATTCTCAGTCAAAGTGCCTGGACTTCGCAATCCAATTCTTTGGCATCTTGCTTGTCTAGACTTTCTGGAAAATCTGAAACTGGGAAAACTGGTCTTATTAACCTAGGAAATACATGTTATATGAACAGTGTTATACAGGCGTTGTTTATGGCCACAGA TTTCAGGAGACAAGTATTATCTTTAAATCTAAATGGGTGCAATTCACTAATGAAAAAATTACAGCATCTTTTTGCCTTTTTGGCTCATACACAG AGAGAAGCTTATGCACCTCGGATATTCTTTGAGGCTTCCAGACCTCCATGGTTTACCCCTAGATCTCAGCAGGACTGTTCTGAATACCTCAGATTTCTGCTAGACag GCtccatgaagaagaaaagatctTGAAAGTTCAGTCCTCACACAAGCCTTCTGAAAGTCTGGGGTGCAGTGAAACTTCTTTACAGGAAGTAGCCGGTAAGGCAGCTTTCCTAACAGAGAGCCCTTGCACAAGTGATGGTGAGAAGActttaatagaaaaaatgtttGGTGGAAAACTACGGACTCACATATGTTGTTTGAACTGCAGGAGTACCTCACAAAAAGTGGAAGCCTTTACGGATCTTTCACTTGCCTTTTGTCCTTCCTCTTTGGAAAACTTGTCTTTTCAAGATCCAGCATTATCACCCAATACACAAGGTGGTGGTCTACTGCGAGCCAGTGTCCCCGGTCCTTCGGAAGAACTGGGAGTTTATAATCCAGCAACAGCTGCCTTTGTCTGTGACTCAGCTGTGAATGAAAGAATGGTAGGCAGTCCTCCTGATGAGTTTTGCTGCACTGAAAACACTTCTGTCCCTAATGAATCTAGCAAGATTCTTGTTAATAAAGATGTACCTCACAAACCAGGAGGTGAAACCACACCTTCTGTAACTGacttactaaattattttttggCTCCAGAGATTCTAACTGGTGACAACCAATATTATTGTGAAAACTGTGCCTCTCTGCAGAATGCTGAGAAAACTATGCAAATCACGGAGGAACCTGAATACCTTATTCTTACTCTTCTGAGATTTTCATATGATCAGAAGTATCAtgtgagaagaaaaattttagacAATGTGTCACTGCCACTGGTTTTGGAGTTGCCAGTTAAAAGAActacttctttctcttcattgtcAGAAAGTTGGTCTATAGATGTCGACTTCACTGATATTAGTGAGAACCTAGCTAAAAAATTAAAGCCTTCTGGAACTGAAGAAGTTTGCTGCCCCAGATTGGTGCCCTATCTATTAAGTTCTGTTGTCGTTCACTCTGGTATATCCTCTGAAAGTGGGCATTACTATTCTTATGCCAGAAACATCACAGGTTCAGAGTCCTCATACCAGGTGTGCCACCAGTCTGAAACTCTGGCATTAGCGTCCTCCCGGAGTCATTTACTAGGAAGAGATAGTCCCAGTGCAGTTATTGAACAGGatttggaaaataaggaaatgtcAAAAGAATGGTTTTTATTTAATGATAGCAGAGTGACGTTTACTTCATTTCATTCAGTCCAGAAAATTACAAGTAGGTTTCCAAAGGACACAGCTTATGTGCTTTTGTATAAAAAACAGAACAGCACTAATGGTTTAAGTGCTAATAATTCAACCAGTGGACTCTGGGTAAATGGAGACCCACCTCTACAGAAAGAACTTATGGATGCTATAACAAAAGACAATAAACTCTATTTACAG gaaCAAGAGTTGAATGCTCGAGCCCGGGCCCTACAAGCTGCATCTGCCTCCTGTTCGTTTCGGCCCAATGGATTTGACGACAATGATCCGCCAGGAAGCTGCGGACCAACTGGTGGAGGCGGCGGCGGAGGATTTAATACAGTCGGCAGACTCGTGTTTTGA